A single region of the Bifidobacterium asteroides DSM 20089 genome encodes:
- a CDS encoding universal stress protein, producing MSNDKAVLVGVDGSDASYKAAWWAANYAKHAGLTLQIVCAYSLPSYAAVSFDATYTTMGDDVAAHNDAQEILSKAKAIADEQGVSAATLIVTGDPSSVFVELSRNYRLIVIGNRGKGGLAERLLGTTSSSLPAYAYCPIVVVPYTDDDGNLMHLSNDIKRVAVGSDESKWGLKALQIAAAFADSWNAELDVMSAVPNISGLTGTGSAEERSVMDSYLDDLNTRIEPLMKTYPNLRINKTVVPGSAVEALTQASKTHDVVVVGSRGRGGFTGLLLGSTSQGLLQHAVSPVYVVPRKYVEAEESGLKAAADAAETTNVADITGVEQVSVDSAKPEQLADLESTIDPEHEE from the coding sequence ATGAGCAACGACAAGGCTGTTCTGGTAGGCGTCGATGGCTCGGACGCCAGCTACAAGGCGGCATGGTGGGCCGCCAACTACGCTAAGCATGCAGGGCTGACCCTGCAAATCGTCTGCGCATATTCCCTTCCCTCATATGCGGCCGTTTCTTTCGACGCGACCTACACCACCATGGGAGACGATGTAGCGGCTCACAACGACGCCCAGGAGATTCTCTCCAAGGCCAAGGCAATCGCCGATGAGCAGGGGGTTAGTGCAGCCACACTGATCGTGACGGGGGATCCCTCATCGGTCTTCGTGGAGCTGAGCCGTAACTACCGACTGATTGTCATTGGGAACCGGGGTAAGGGCGGCCTGGCCGAGCGTCTGCTGGGCACCACCAGCTCCAGCCTGCCCGCCTACGCCTACTGCCCTATCGTGGTGGTTCCTTACACCGACGACGACGGCAACCTGATGCACCTGAGCAACGACATCAAGCGGGTTGCTGTGGGTTCCGACGAGTCCAAGTGGGGCCTTAAGGCCCTGCAGATCGCCGCAGCATTCGCCGACAGCTGGAATGCCGAACTTGATGTCATGTCGGCAGTGCCCAATATCTCCGGGCTGACTGGTACGGGTTCGGCCGAGGAGCGCAGCGTCATGGACTCCTACCTGGATGACCTCAATACCCGAATCGAACCGCTCATGAAGACCTACCCGAATCTGCGCATCAACAAGACCGTGGTGCCCGGCTCGGCTGTGGAGGCTCTGACCCAGGCCAGCAAGACCCATGACGTGGTTGTGGTCGGCTCACGTGGTCGAGGCGGCTTCACCGGGCTCCTGCTGGGGTCGACCAGCCAGGGGCTCCTGCAGCATGCCGTCAGCCCCGTCTACGTGGTGCCGCGCAAGTACGTGGAGGCAGAGGAGTCCGGGCTCAAGGCCGCGGCGGATGCTGCCGAAACTACCAATGTGGCTGATATTACCGGCGTGGAGCAGGTCTCTGTGGATTCGGCCAAGCCTGAACAGCTGGCTGACCTGGAGTCGACCATAGACCCCGAACACGAGGAGTAG